The following DNA comes from Bradyrhizobium sp. SK17.
GACAAGCCGACCAACGTGCTGTCGTTTCCGGCGCTGCAACCGGAAGGTCCAGGCGGACCCGACGATGCCCCGCGCATGCTCGGCGACATCGCGATCGCCTACGAGACGACGCGGCGGGAGGCCGATGACGAACAGAAACCGTTCGACCATCATTTGAGCCATCTTGCGGTGCACGGCTTCCTGCATCTGATCGGCTATGACCACGAGAATGACGACGATGCCGAGGACATGGAAAACCTCGAGCGCGAGATCCTGTCCTCCCTCGGCATTCCCGACCCCTATGCGGATCGGATCGCCTGACATGCCGGATTCCGAACCGACCCACGACAACCCGCGCAACGTGAGCAACCTGCCTGCCGTGGTGCATGACGGCGAGGTGCAGCGCCCGGCGGCCGAGGGCTGGCTGGTGCGCGCGATCCGCACATTGTTCGGCTGGAAGGCCGGCTCGGTGCGCGACGATTTGCAGGTGGTGCTCGACGCCTCGACGCCCGACGACGTCGGCTTCTCGGCGATCGAACGCACCATGCTGCGCAACATCCTGTCGCTCAACGAGCGGCGGATCGCCGACGTCATGATTCACCGCGCCGACATCGTCGCGGTCAAGCGCGACATTCCGCTCGGCGAATTGATGAGCCTGTTCGAGAGCGCGGCGCATTCGCGGCTCGTCGTCTACAACGAAACCCTCGACGATCCCGAGGGCATGGTGCACATCCGCGACCTGCTCGCCTTCATGACCGCGAAGGCGCGCGTCACCGACGCGACCAAGACCAAGCGCAAGAAGCCTTTTCCTGCCGGCCTCGACCTGCGCAGCGTCGATCTCGCGCTGCCGCTGGCGGACGCCAACATCATCCGCAAGCTGCTCTACATCCCGCCGTCGATGCGCGCGATCGACCTGTTGGCGCAGATGCAGGCCTCGCGCATCCATCTCGCGCTGGTGGTCGACGAATATGGCGGCACCGACGGGCTGGTGTCGATCGAGGATATCGTCGAGCAGATCGTCGGCGAGATCGACGACGAGCATGATTCCGACGAGCCGCCGTCGATCGTTCGGCAGGCGGACAACTCCTTTCTCGCCGACGCCCGCGCCAGCCTCGACGACGTCCGTTCGGTGATCGGCGATGACTTCGTGATCGGCGACGCCGGCGAGGAGGTCGAGACGCTGGGCGGCTACCTCGTGTCGTTCGTCGGCCGCCTGCCGGTGCGCGGCGAGGTGATTTCGGGCCCCGGGAATTACGAGGTCGAGGTGCTCGACGCCGATCCGCGGCGGGTCAAGCGCGTGCGGATCACCGCGCGCAAGGAGCGCCCGGCGCCGCGCAAGGAGCGCGAACGGCGCCGCGAGCAGACGCCGGACTCCGGCAACCCGCAGGCCAACGACAATTCACCGCCGCCCGGCGAAGGAGCCGGTCCGCAGTGAAGCTCTCCGACAAGCTCCGATCGATCGGCCTTGCCGTCATCCTGACCTGGGGATGGAAGCGCGCGGTGCTCGCGCTCGCGGCCGGCGCATTGTCTTCGCTGGCGATGGCGCCGTTCAACGCCTGGCCGGTGCTGTTCCTCACCTTCTCCATCGCGGTCTGGCTGATCGACGGCGCGGCGGCCGGGCGCTGGCGCGGCGCACCCGCGGCGGCGATGTCGGGCTTCTGGTTCGGCCTCGGCTATTTCGTGCCGGGACTGTACTGGATCGGCTACGCCTTCTTCGTCGATGCCGACACCTTCGCCTGGCTGACGCCGTTCGCGGTGCTCGGCCTGCCCGCCTATCTCGCATTGTTCACTGCCTTCGGCTTCGCGCTGGCGCGGCTGATCTGGCCGCGCGACGCCTCGCGCGTGCTGGCGCTTGCGGTCAGCCTCACGATTTCAGAATGGCTGCGCGGCCATCTCTTGAGCGGCTTCCCGTGGAATGCGTTCGGCTACGCGCTGACCGAACCGCTGGCGTTGGCACAAACTGCATCGCTGATCGGGCTATGGGGCATGACGTTCCTGGCGGTTGCGATCTTCGCAAGCCCGGCCGTGCTGATCGACGGCGCATCGCGCGGCCGCAAGCCATGGCGCGCACCGGCGACCGCGGTGCTGGTTCTGGCGGCGATGCTGGCGTTTGGCGCGGTCCGCCTGTCGCAGGCGCCGACCAGGATGGTCGATGGCGTCAAGCTGCGCATCATGCAGCCGGATCTGCAACAGGACGCCAAGTTCAACTACTCCGCCAAGGCGGCGGTGATGCAGAAATATCTCACATTGTCGGATCGGGCCTCGGGACCGCACTCCACCGGTGTGAGCGACTCAACCATCCTGATCTGGCCGGAATCCGCGTTTCCGTTCTTCCTGACGCGCGAAGCCGATGCGATGGCGCAGATCGCCGCGCTGCTGCCGAAAGGAACCGTGCTGATCACCGGCTCGGTGCGCGCGCCCGATCTGCCGCCCAATGTGCGCGTCACGCGCGCCTATAATTCCATCTACGTGATCGACCATGACGGCAGCGTGCTCGCGGTCTACGACAAGCTGCACCTTGTCCCATTTGGAGAATATCTGCCGTTCCAGGACTGGATGGAGAAGCTCGGCTTCGTGCAGCTCACCAAGGTGCAGGGCGGCTTCATTCCCGGCACGATCCGCCGCACGCTCGATATTCCGAATGCACCGCGCGCATTGCCCTTGATCTGCTATGAGGCGATCTTTCCCGGCAATGTGGTGAGCCGCGACGACCGTCCCGGCTGGATCATCAACGTCACCAATGACGGCTGGTTCGGAATCTCGACCGGCCCCTATCAGCATCTGCAACAGGCCCGGCTGCGCTCGATCGAAGAAGGCCTGCCGCTGGTGCGCGCCGCAAATACGGGCGTCTCGGCGGTCATCGACCCGCTCGGGCGAATCGTCGCACGACTCGGACTCGGAATCGAAGGCGTGCTCGATGCCGGCCTGCCGGCAGCGCTGCCGCCGACGATCTACGCGCGTGTCGGGAACATCCCCGCCGCTGTAATTGTGTTAGTTGCCCTCGCAATCGTATTGCGGAGACGTTTTGTCAGGCGAAAAGCCTGATCCTGTATATCGCCGGTTGTCGCCGAACCCGAAAAAACGTCGAAATTCGCCTCAGTGCGATTCCACCAGTTGACAGATCGACCGTGCGCTTCGCATTGTACGGCTCCACGCGAAATCACAAGTCCCGTCAGCCCCTTTGCGCAAATTGTCCGCATTTCGTCCCGATCCTCCTTGCAGGATTTGACGGCACCGGCGCCTGAGGCATACTCCACTTCCAACTTGCCTCAGCCACGGGCGCGCAATCCCTTAGGAGAGTTGGAGATGTCCACCAAAGCGCCCAATCCTGTTGACAAATATGTCGGCAGCCGCGTCCGTATGCGACGCATCATGCTCGGCATGAGCCAGGAAAAACTGGGCGAGGCGCTAGGCCTGACGTTCCAGCAAGTGCAGAAATACGAGAAGGGCACCAACCGTGTCGGCGCCAGCCGGCTACAGCAGATCTCCGAGATCCTGCAGGTGCCGGTGTCCTTCCTGTTTGACGGTGGCCCAAGCGGCGTCAAAACCGCCGACGGCTTCAGCGAGGGCTCCTCGCCGACCTACGTCTCCGATTTTCTGGCAACCGCCGAAGGCCTGGCCCTGACCCGCGCCTTCACACGCATCGCGGACGCCAAGCTCCGCCGCAGCATCGTCGAACTGGTCGAGCAGATCGCGGCACGCGAGGCCTCCGAACAGGCGTGATCGCGCGCCATATCCGTTTGAGAGATCGTCAAATCTGGAATATGCCATTCCGGCACAGGCTGGAGCGCGACCAGTTGAGGCTGATGCCTTGCCGCGCTTTAGCGCCTTGTTTGCGCATGATCTTTCCGCGAAACCGCAGCGTGCGCTTCCGGATGATGATCTGGTGCGTGCGCTGAGTGATAAAACAAATCCACAGGCGGCAACAACATGATGTCCAGCAACCCGTTTGAAACTGCGGCGATCCTCGACGGCATTCGCCGCTGGGTCGAGATCGAGTCTCCGACGGAGCGGCCGGATCAGGTCAACAAACTGGCCGATCTCGTCGCCGCCGAGTATCGCGACCTGCCGGCGACGGTGGAGCGAATTGCTGGACGCGACGGCTGCGGCGATCATCTCGTCGCCCGCTCGTCCTGGGGGCAGGCCGCGCCGGGCATCCTGGTGCTGAGCCATCTCGATACAGTTCATCCGATGGGATTCATCGAACGGTTACCATTCAGGATCGAAGGCGACAGCGCGTTCGGCCCGGGCATCTACGACATGAAGGGCGGCGCCTATCTCGCCTATCATGCGTTCCGGCAGATCTGCGCCGATGACGCGCGGCCGCCGCTCGGCATCACCCAGATGTATGTTTCGGACGAGGAGATCGGCAGCCCGACTTCGCGCGCGCTGATCGAGGCCGAAGGTCGCAAGGCGAAATACGTGCTGGTGACCGAGCCCGCGCGCGACGGCGGCAAGATCGTCACCGGACGCAAGGGCGTTGCGCGCTTCGACGTCCACATCAAGGGCGCGCCCGCACATGCCGGCACGCGACCCGAAGACGGTCGCAGCGCGATCCGGGAACTCGGCAACGTGATCCAGACCCTGGAGGGAATGAACGACCTCAAGCGCGGCGTCACCGTCAATGTCGGCGTGGTCCGCGGCGGCACCAAGCCGAATGTGATCGCCGAAGAGGCCTATGCGGAAGTCGACATGCGCGTGCCGACCATGGCCGACGCCGACGAGCTGGTGCCGAAGATCCTCGGCATCACCTCGCGCACCGACGGCGTCACCGTGAAAGTCACGGGCGAATTGAACCGGCCGCCCTATGAGAAGGGCAACGCCGGCGCCGCGCTCTACGAACACGCCAAGGAGCTTGCCGCCGAGCTCGGCTTCGAGCTGCTGGACGTGTTCACCGGTGGTGGCTCCGACGGCAATTTCACCGCGCCGCATACCGCGACCCTCGACGGCCTCGGCGTCGATGGCAAGGGTGCGCACACCCACTACGAGCAGCTCTACATCTCGTCGATCGAGCCGCGCGCGCGACTGCTCCACCGCCTCTATCAAACGCTGCGATGATATCCGCTCCAGCCGACACCGATGATCGCGACGCACCTGATGATGGCGCGACGGCCCATTCACGCGGTTCGTTCTTCGGGCGGCGCAAGGGCCACAAGCTGCGCCCGCATCAGGCCGACCTGATCGACACCCTGCTGCCGCATCTTTCGGTCGACATCTCGATGCCCGCGCCGGAGGCGTTGACCGAATTGTTTGACGACGGCATCGAAAACGTCAGGCTCGAAATCGGCTTCGGTGGCGGCGAGCATTTGATCGCGGAAGCGCAGGCCTTTCCGGCGACGGGCTTCATCGGCTGCGAGCCTTATGTCAACGGGATGGCGAAGATCCTGACCCAGATCGAGGCGCAGAATATCGGCAACATCCGCCTGTTCGCAGGCGACGCGGCCGAGCTCTTGGCCTGGGCGCCGGCCCGCTCGCTGACGCGCATCGACCTGATCCATCCCGATCCCTGGCCGAAGCGGCGACACTGGAAGCGTCGCTTCGTGCAGGACGCGACGGTCGCGGCGATGACGCGATTGCTGCCGTCGGGCGGCGAATTCCGCTTCGTCAGCGACATCGACGATTACTGCGCCTGGACGCTGGCGCATCTGATGCGCTCGCCCGACTTCGCCTGGCTCGCCGAGCGCGCGATCGACTGGCGCGAGCCATGGCCGAACTACACCATGACGCGCTACGGCGCCAAGGCCGAGCGCGAAGGGCGCAAGGCGGCGTATCTGAGGTTCAGACGGTTGCCCTGACGTCGTCATTCCGGGGCGTGCGAAGCACGAGCCCGGAATCCGTTGCGCCACATCGTCAGCGGAGAAATGGATTCCGGGCTCTCGCTCCGCGAGCCCCGGAATGACGAAAGATTATCCCTGCCCCGCCATCCGCGCCTTGCGGACGTCGGTCGCCTCCCACACCATGCGCTTGCCGCGCTCGCGACCGAGCAGCTCGATCGGATCGTGATTGTCGATGTGGCCGAACTGGCCCTTGTAGACGCTGTAGCCGCACAATTCCTGCAGGCGGCGCGGGAAGCGCGCCGCGGTCTCGCGTGGAATGCCGAGTTGCAGGTTCTCCTGCTGCCGCATCCAGCCCCAGCAATAGGCGCAGGAGAAGGCAAAGCGTCTGGCATCGCTGGTGTTGGCGCCACCGCCATGCCACAGCGCGCTGTCGAACAACATCACGCTGCCGGCCGGCATGGTCGCGGTGACGGCCTGATACTCCTTGCCATATTCCGGCGACGAATCGAATTTGTGGCTCGCCGGTATGATCCGCGTCGCGCCATTGTCGTCGCGGAAATCGGACAGCGCCCAGATCGCGTTGATCGTGATCGGGATGTGCGGCCGCGGCAGCGGGATCAACTGGGTGTCTTCGTGGATCGGCTGCGCCTCCTGGCCGGGGCCGAGCACCAGCGAGCAGAACGACGACAGCAGGCATTCCCGATCCAGCACGCGTTCGACCACCGGCAGCACGTTGTCGTGCAGCGGAACTTCCCAGAACAGATCGTCATAAGTCAGCAGATTGTTGATGCGCAGCGTCTTGAAGCCCTCGAACGACGTCTGGGCAAGGCCGAGATCGTGCTCGCGCTCGATCCGCTCGACTGCCGCCTTCAGTCCCTCGACCAGCTCAGGCGAGGCGGCGCGCTCGATCACGGTGTATCCGTCGTCGCGGATCCGTGCGGCGTGCGATTGGATGTCGGCGTCCGTCAGCATGGCGATCTCTCCCTTGGCGCTGTGTCGCGCCTTGCGGAAAGCATAGCGGGCCGATTTGAGTTTGGCAGGTCTTTTTGCGTCCCCGTCACCCTGAGGAGCGCGGAACGCGCTGCTCAGGATGACGGAATGATGAGCCTCCGCCGACTATCGCGACTTCCAGAAATCCACGACGCGTTGCGCGGTCGACGGCATCAGGCGGACGAAGTTGACGCGCGCGCCTTCGATATCGGCCGGCGACGGCACGCGGTTGGGCCCGAGCCGCATCATGATCAAGGCACGCACGGTCGGCCATTCGAAACCGATCGTCTTGCTGGCGATCAGGATCGGATCGTAACGATCGCCGGCGATCAGGCGATCGAGCGTGACGATCTTCACACCGGTCATCGCGGCAAGCGCCGCCACCGATTCCTCGTATTTGAACGCCTTGGCGAAGCCGAGCACCGCTGCCTCGTTCAGCTCGCCGGCGCGATGCAGCGCCAGGATCGCGCGCTGCGCGGCGGCGAAGTCGCGGCCCTCGACTTGCGCGATGACGCCTTCGATCTCGTTCATCGCCAACTTGATCTCGGCCTGCCGGTCCGGCTTGGCGACGTCGAACAGGCGGCGGCGGATCACGTCGATCGAGCCGGCCAACAGGCTCTTCAGATGCTCCGGCGGCAGATCGTCGCGGCGGCCGATCTTCAAGGTCAGCACGCCGTCCTGGCTGGCGCGCCGCACCAGATTTGCAAACGAATCGTCCGAGAACGCGGCACCGGCATTGCCGGCCGCACATCGAACCACATCGCGATCACCGCGACGAACGATGACGTCGGTCAGCGCAGTCGAGAGCCTTGATCGCTCGGCCATCGCAAGCAAATGGCCCTGGCCCTTGGCATTGGCGATCTCGACCAGCACCTGGTCGTCGATGACGGGCGATCGGCGCAGCAGCGGTCCCGCGATCGCGACATCGTCCTCGCGGGCGAGTTTCCCCACCAGATGCCGCGGCGCGTTGGCGAGCGGCGCCAGCCGTTCGGCGAGATCGATCCGTGCATCGAGCTCGGCATGCGGCACCAGGCTGGTCAGCACCCCGTCGAACAGGTCGATATGGTCGGGGCGAAAGCTCGCGGCACCCTGCAGGAACAACTCGCCGAGCCGACGCGCGGCGTCGGCCCGGCGCTTGGGGTCGCCGCTGCGAACAATATCGTCGAGTTCCGGGATCAGCACGGGGGCTGTCGTCATGAGCCTGTCCAAACCGGCCACTTCTGCCGATTTTCGACAATCTATGGTCCGGTTCGTAAACGGAGGGTTAGGTCAAAGCTGCGCATCGGGAGCCGCAAAATCGCCCTGCGCACGGCCTGGAGGCCTTGCCGGACCCCGGCAAAAGGGCTATATCCAGCGCAACTTATGGTATCTCATACGATCGCGTAGGAGAGTGGGCCCCCGGGACCCGCTCTTTTTTATTACCTGACGAAACCCGGCAGGGCCGGGTCCAGTTTGGGTAGCGTTAGCGGCCCCTTAAGGCCTCCAGAACAACACAACAGACCTCAGACCAGCTTTAGACCTCAGACAGCCTTTGACACTGGATATGACCGATCCGACCGCCACGTCCGTGGACACCGAACTGCTCGCCGAGCCGCGGCTCGTCGTCGAGCCAGGGGTCGCGGCGCGCGTGGCCGCGGTCGCAGTCCCGGTGCTGCAAGGCATGGGCTACCGCCTGGTGCGCATCAAGGTCTCGGGCGACGCCGGCTGCACCGTGCAGATCATGGCGGAACGGCCCGACGGCTCGATGCAGCTCGAGGATTGCGAGGCGATCTCGCGCGCGCTGTCGCCGGTGCTGGATGTCGCCGATCCGATCGAGCGCGCCTACCGGCTGGAGATTTCCTCGCCCGGCATCGACCGCCCGCTGGTGCGCCGCTCCGACTTCGAGCGCTACACCGGGCATCTGGTCAAGGTCGAGATGGCGGTGGCGCATCAGGGCCGCAAGCGGTTCCGCGGCCTGCTCGCCGGCGTCGAGGGCGATGCGGTGCGCCTCAGGCGCGACGATCCGCGCCCGACCGAGGACGCCGAGGTCCTGCTGGTGATGGAAGACATTTCGGACGCCCGGCTGGTGCTGACCGACGAATTGATCGAGGAATCGATGCGCCGCGGCAAGGCTGCCGAGCGCGAGATGCGCCGCGAGCTCGGCCTCGCGCCGCAGCAGCCGGCCCACGCCAGGAACAGCGATCCGGCGAAGAGTCAGAAGCCGAAACCCAAACCCGATCACAAGCTCGGCGCGAAGCCGGCGCCGACCAACACCAAGAAGCACCGCCTGGCCGCCGAGCGCGCGCGCCGTGGCGAGATCGATCCATTCGAAGGAGACTAAGCCATGGCAGTCAGCGCCAACAAACTCGAACTGCTGCAGATCGCAGACGCAGTTGCGCGCGAAAAGTCGATCGACCGCTCCATCGTGATCGCGGCGATGGAAGACGCCATCGCCAAGGCCGCCCGCGCCCGCTATGGCAGCGAGACCGACGTCCATGCCGAGATCGACGCCAAGAAGGGCGAGCTGCGGCTGACCCGCCACATGCTGGTGGTCGATGTCGTCGAGAACTCCTCCAACCAGATTTCGCTGTTCGACGCGCAGCGCGCCAATCCGGGCGCCCAGGTCGGCGACACCATCGCCGATACGCTGCCGCCGCTGGAATATGGCCGTATCGCCGCGCAGTCCGCCAAGCAGGTCATCGTGCAGAAGGTGCGCGAGGCCGAGCGTGACCGGCAGTACCAGGAATTCAAGGACCGCATCGGCGACATCGTCAACGGCATCGTCAAGCGCGTCGAATATGGCAGCGTGATCGTCGACCTCGGCCGCGGCGAGGCCATCGTGCGCCGCGACGAGATGCTGCCGCGCGAGGTGTTCCGCAACGGCGACCGCGTCCGCGCCTATATTTTCGACGTCCGCCGCGAGACCCGCGGCCCGCAGATCTTCCTGTCCCGCACCCATCCGCAGTTCATGGCGAAGCTGTTCGCGCAGGAAGTGCCCGAGATCTACGACGGCATCGTCGAGATCAAGGCGGTCGCCCGCGATCCAGGCTCGCGCGCCAAGATCGGCGTGATCTCGCGCGATTCCTCGGTCGACCCGGTCGGCGCCTGCGTCGGCATGCGCGGCTCGCGCGTGCAGGCCGTGGTCAACGAGCTGCAGGGTGAGAAGATCGACATCATCCCGTGGTCGCCCGACATCGCGACCTTCGTCGTCAACGCGCTGGCGCCGGCTGAAGTCGCCAAGGTCGTAATCGACGAAGACCGCGAGCGCATCGAGGTCGTGGTCCCCGACACCAACAACCAGCTCTCGCTGGCGATCGGCCGCCGCGGCCAGAACGTCCGCCTCGCCTCGCAGCTCACCGGCTGGGACATCGACATCCTGACCGAGCAGGAAGAGTCCGAGCGGCGGCAGGCCGATTTCGAGAACTCGACCCGGGTGTTCATGGAAGCGCTCAATGTCGACGAAGTGGTCGGCCAGCTGCTCGCCTCGGAAGGGTTCACCTCGGTCGAGGAACTCGCGATGGTCGACGTCAAGGAGCTCGCCGGCATCGAGGGCTTCGACGAGGAGACCGCCACCGAGTTGCAGACCCGCGCGCGCGAATATCTGGAGCAACTGGACGCCGAGCTGGAGGCCAAGCGCAAGGAACTCGGGGTCGAGGACGCCATGAAGGACGTCCCCGGCATCACCGGCAAGATGCTGGTGAAGCTCGGCGAAAACGACGTGAAGACGGTCGAAGACCTCGCCGGCTGCGCCACTGACGATCTGGTCGGCTGGACCGAGCGCAAGGAAGGCAGCGAGCCGACCAAGCATGCCGGGTTCCTCGACGGCATCGAGATCTCGCGCGACGAGGCCGAGGCGATGATCATGCAGGCCCGCCTCAAGGCCGGCTGGATCACCGAGGCCGACCTCGCCAAGCCTGCCGAGGAGGCCGACGCCGCCGAAGCAGAAACAGCGGCGTCGTAAGGAGATGGCGCACGGATGCTCGCTCAGGCTGACCCCGATCTCGACGATGGGCCGCGGACGCAGAAGTCCGCGACCACGCGGATGTGCGCGGTCAGCCGCGAGGTGCGTCCGATCGACGAGCTGATCCGGTTCGTCGTCTCGCCCACCGGCGAGGTGATCCCGGATCTCAAGCGCAAGCTGCCCGGCCGCGGGCTATGGATTTCGGCGTCGCGGCGGAGTGTTGCGGAAGCCGTCCGTCGTCACCAATTTAGCAAGGGATTCAAGCGCGACGTCCGCGTCGCGCCGACCCTTCCCACCGATACCGATGCACTCCTGGTGCGCAGCCTCACCGAGGCCCTGGCGATGGCCGCCAAGGCCGGCCAGGTGGTCGCGGGCTTCGGCAAGGTCGAGGACGCACTCAACCGGAACGAAACTGCAGCCCTGATCCACGCTTCCGACGGCGCTGCGGACGGAATCCGCAAATTGGACGCGATCCTCCGGCAAAGGGGCGAAAAACGTGGTGAATCGCCGGTAATCGCCGTCGTCAATGTTTTGACGTCGGAAGAATTGGATTTGGCACTTGGGCGGTCAAATGTGATACATGCTGCGCTGCTCGCGGGCCCAGCGAGCAAGACGTTCCTGTCGCGCTGCCAGATGCTGGTCCGATACCGGATGGCCGACGACGACAAGACCGCCGAAGCGGCCAGAAATTCCAGAGCGTGATCCGGGAAGGCGGACGCCGTCTTTCCGACCGGATCATGCTCAGCAGAAGAACGACGCATTGAAGGATTTGTGCGGCAAACGCACAGCGAAACGAGATTAGGACTGCTGAATGGTTGATACCAAGACCCCTGGCGACAAAACTCTGAGTGTCCCGAGCAAGACGTTGTCGCTGAAGCCGCGCGTCGAGAC
Coding sequences within:
- a CDS encoding M20 family metallopeptidase — encoded protein: MMSSNPFETAAILDGIRRWVEIESPTERPDQVNKLADLVAAEYRDLPATVERIAGRDGCGDHLVARSSWGQAAPGILVLSHLDTVHPMGFIERLPFRIEGDSAFGPGIYDMKGGAYLAYHAFRQICADDARPPLGITQMYVSDEEIGSPTSRALIEAEGRKAKYVLVTEPARDGGKIVTGRKGVARFDVHIKGAPAHAGTRPEDGRSAIRELGNVIQTLEGMNDLKRGVTVNVGVVRGGTKPNVIAEEAYAEVDMRVPTMADADELVPKILGITSRTDGVTVKVTGELNRPPYEKGNAGAALYEHAKELAAELGFELLDVFTGGGSDGNFTAPHTATLDGLGVDGKGAHTHYEQLYISSIEPRARLLHRLYQTLR
- the nusA gene encoding transcription termination factor NusA, translating into MAVSANKLELLQIADAVAREKSIDRSIVIAAMEDAIAKAARARYGSETDVHAEIDAKKGELRLTRHMLVVDVVENSSNQISLFDAQRANPGAQVGDTIADTLPPLEYGRIAAQSAKQVIVQKVREAERDRQYQEFKDRIGDIVNGIVKRVEYGSVIVDLGRGEAIVRRDEMLPREVFRNGDRVRAYIFDVRRETRGPQIFLSRTHPQFMAKLFAQEVPEIYDGIVEIKAVARDPGSRAKIGVISRDSSVDPVGACVGMRGSRVQAVVNELQGEKIDIIPWSPDIATFVVNALAPAEVAKVVIDEDRERIEVVVPDTNNQLSLAIGRRGQNVRLASQLTGWDIDILTEQEESERRQADFENSTRVFMEALNVDEVVGQLLASEGFTSVEELAMVDVKELAGIEGFDEETATELQTRAREYLEQLDAELEAKRKELGVEDAMKDVPGITGKMLVKLGENDVKTVEDLAGCATDDLVGWTERKEGSEPTKHAGFLDGIEISRDEAEAMIMQARLKAGWITEADLAKPAEEADAAEAETAAS
- a CDS encoding RNA-binding protein, producing the protein MLAQADPDLDDGPRTQKSATTRMCAVSREVRPIDELIRFVVSPTGEVIPDLKRKLPGRGLWISASRRSVAEAVRRHQFSKGFKRDVRVAPTLPTDTDALLVRSLTEALAMAAKAGQVVAGFGKVEDALNRNETAALIHASDGAADGIRKLDAILRQRGEKRGESPVIAVVNVLTSEELDLALGRSNVIHAALLAGPASKTFLSRCQMLVRYRMADDDKTAEAARNSRA
- a CDS encoding hemolysin family protein; the protein is MPDSEPTHDNPRNVSNLPAVVHDGEVQRPAAEGWLVRAIRTLFGWKAGSVRDDLQVVLDASTPDDVGFSAIERTMLRNILSLNERRIADVMIHRADIVAVKRDIPLGELMSLFESAAHSRLVVYNETLDDPEGMVHIRDLLAFMTAKARVTDATKTKRKKPFPAGLDLRSVDLALPLADANIIRKLLYIPPSMRAIDLLAQMQASRIHLALVVDEYGGTDGLVSIEDIVEQIVGEIDDEHDSDEPPSIVRQADNSFLADARASLDDVRSVIGDDFVIGDAGEEVETLGGYLVSFVGRLPVRGEVISGPGNYEVEVLDADPRRVKRVRITARKERPAPRKERERRREQTPDSGNPQANDNSPPPGEGAGPQ
- a CDS encoding DUF2336 domain-containing protein; translated protein: MTTAPVLIPELDDIVRSGDPKRRADAARRLGELFLQGAASFRPDHIDLFDGVLTSLVPHAELDARIDLAERLAPLANAPRHLVGKLAREDDVAIAGPLLRRSPVIDDQVLVEIANAKGQGHLLAMAERSRLSTALTDVIVRRGDRDVVRCAAGNAGAAFSDDSFANLVRRASQDGVLTLKIGRRDDLPPEHLKSLLAGSIDVIRRRLFDVAKPDRQAEIKLAMNEIEGVIAQVEGRDFAAAQRAILALHRAGELNEAAVLGFAKAFKYEESVAALAAMTGVKIVTLDRLIAGDRYDPILIASKTIGFEWPTVRALIMMRLGPNRVPSPADIEGARVNFVRLMPSTAQRVVDFWKSR
- a CDS encoding phytanoyl-CoA dioxygenase family protein, whose translation is MLTDADIQSHAARIRDDGYTVIERAASPELVEGLKAAVERIEREHDLGLAQTSFEGFKTLRINNLLTYDDLFWEVPLHDNVLPVVERVLDRECLLSSFCSLVLGPGQEAQPIHEDTQLIPLPRPHIPITINAIWALSDFRDDNGATRIIPASHKFDSSPEYGKEYQAVTATMPAGSVMLFDSALWHGGGANTSDARRFAFSCAYCWGWMRQQENLQLGIPRETAARFPRRLQELCGYSVYKGQFGHIDNHDPIELLGRERGKRMVWEATDVRKARMAGQG
- a CDS encoding helix-turn-helix domain-containing protein; this encodes MSTKAPNPVDKYVGSRVRMRRIMLGMSQEKLGEALGLTFQQVQKYEKGTNRVGASRLQQISEILQVPVSFLFDGGPSGVKTADGFSEGSSPTYVSDFLATAEGLALTRAFTRIADAKLRRSIVELVEQIAAREASEQA
- the ybeY gene encoding rRNA maturation RNase YbeY → MSAFPATEVLVTAECWQAEPNADAVIHRAIEAAAEIADADVAGAELAVMLTDDAGIRTLNANWRSIDKPTNVLSFPALQPEGPGGPDDAPRMLGDIAIAYETTRREADDEQKPFDHHLSHLAVHGFLHLIGYDHENDDDAEDMENLEREILSSLGIPDPYADRIA
- the rimP gene encoding ribosome maturation factor RimP, whose protein sequence is MTDPTATSVDTELLAEPRLVVEPGVAARVAAVAVPVLQGMGYRLVRIKVSGDAGCTVQIMAERPDGSMQLEDCEAISRALSPVLDVADPIERAYRLEISSPGIDRPLVRRSDFERYTGHLVKVEMAVAHQGRKRFRGLLAGVEGDAVRLRRDDPRPTEDAEVLLVMEDISDARLVLTDELIEESMRRGKAAEREMRRELGLAPQQPAHARNSDPAKSQKPKPKPDHKLGAKPAPTNTKKHRLAAERARRGEIDPFEGD
- a CDS encoding tRNA (guanine(46)-N(7))-methyltransferase TrmB codes for the protein MISAPADTDDRDAPDDGATAHSRGSFFGRRKGHKLRPHQADLIDTLLPHLSVDISMPAPEALTELFDDGIENVRLEIGFGGGEHLIAEAQAFPATGFIGCEPYVNGMAKILTQIEAQNIGNIRLFAGDAAELLAWAPARSLTRIDLIHPDPWPKRRHWKRRFVQDATVAAMTRLLPSGGEFRFVSDIDDYCAWTLAHLMRSPDFAWLAERAIDWREPWPNYTMTRYGAKAEREGRKAAYLRFRRLP
- the lnt gene encoding apolipoprotein N-acyltransferase, which translates into the protein MKLSDKLRSIGLAVILTWGWKRAVLALAAGALSSLAMAPFNAWPVLFLTFSIAVWLIDGAAAGRWRGAPAAAMSGFWFGLGYFVPGLYWIGYAFFVDADTFAWLTPFAVLGLPAYLALFTAFGFALARLIWPRDASRVLALAVSLTISEWLRGHLLSGFPWNAFGYALTEPLALAQTASLIGLWGMTFLAVAIFASPAVLIDGASRGRKPWRAPATAVLVLAAMLAFGAVRLSQAPTRMVDGVKLRIMQPDLQQDAKFNYSAKAAVMQKYLTLSDRASGPHSTGVSDSTILIWPESAFPFFLTREADAMAQIAALLPKGTVLITGSVRAPDLPPNVRVTRAYNSIYVIDHDGSVLAVYDKLHLVPFGEYLPFQDWMEKLGFVQLTKVQGGFIPGTIRRTLDIPNAPRALPLICYEAIFPGNVVSRDDRPGWIINVTNDGWFGISTGPYQHLQQARLRSIEEGLPLVRAANTGVSAVIDPLGRIVARLGLGIEGVLDAGLPAALPPTIYARVGNIPAAVIVLVALAIVLRRRFVRRKA